In a single window of the Zea mays cultivar B73 chromosome 5, Zm-B73-REFERENCE-NAM-5.0, whole genome shotgun sequence genome:
- the LOC103627474 gene encoding protein SHORTAGE IN CHIASMATA 1 homolog isoform X1 — protein MRTRFLTADYFAPSPSAAASSDLAIALASLPFPSLPVPTLPPEPHLTPFPFSADFLPAVSVAGDDLDSLPFDSAVTELLTAVIPQPLPVPDIPVADEGLDDYLYGRGVYGNAFSSTDPVAFRVFKGLEDSHTNGDKEEGLNLEGSAVTKRGDLLEALFEVPELDFLSVLQKKIASFDDEEPDACAGTYSFGVRDMKIIPDFIDIDTETRIPYAAEFAESIYQVEVPVKHDDDDNCPYAKDSYCMEIIGLENGQIIPQLEVSMNSWELDECPAKTMISNFFHSIIEHLFDGAQVCLPSFGSNEFLRPCDIDIFALVCKDAPLVEYQADKPITANDVAVMDFVRINDGILLDKKSALYPLKPDGTCSHFPCFILFEEVKIIDFPSKDAFKSLVLIQSEKAEMNTSEEIFKDDFDQAKHFYESVVSSELALVDDTFKSLPTPILHDDKAMRSMLPPIEEVLCSLKPLPLSAADGIYLDWHLLSEGPCNRESCSTYESMVEEVKPCSLNSELQISGQQMPALDIGFLEDFPRSAKPQHEDKQNEVYVPGPISHDPSANLEATQKNMLENVVRGHTHMDKLSSEKESSLFESTSQSNGLSFYLNVRNGTNKVRKAEDISTLDIPSSKQAASISTRPKVNKLIEIHPVNLSDIIQGLINDIHVSYTSALQESAYLRHSFSDGQGLSISKQKLLELITGEGSEGLYSCCKYEDKMELIVLYALKQVAYYLCFFGLHAAYLYVGNLTGTFEIIPERLRHLQRCIGEARLKAEKQLQESHPSLSVIETILRSNTQIDQKILIVSDRAFWLPLGQKLTAMKITSVEFGTYHSTTYSDAVIETNSKRCMLQELWKSDCILLDNKNIPASFPFSEFCMIVEYGGPNKSSILLSLAPKLDGLPPLHFLYVTVDGEGLPNALVEDNHTDPDLKSTLDAALHTLQKDLQEKMNKMRIVDSLNFIPATNQQQHLQTNHLTVDSSKKIPADVQLHNAGNLNEKNIVDSHNLVTATEQPNGLNQITIANLQNFVPVVEKSSSTVVSANVIKAPQVNQSAGVLPLSEKMDSTKAGRLPGPEVAIVVNTGNHGKNMLFSRRSSYQQILALERGGMQVVERDVDLPVDLILTAAVCLLWYDTRTSGSSELTISAGTSGITNFLEDIATNVLMALSFCFCGCIMHNESSIPLLQVFEGENHLLSAVMEASDSLYASAVNLDMNLQLFFSEMPKSTDQIILNCIRNAVRINQALCPQITESESLVESFLTAFPSVSPLSAHMILSSGSLMDFLRWSHEQRTQAVEKYHLPPQSISLFSALCKFGELGESKSVMTECSSVDSDISSTLLQSPRKKKRRAAQDFSVAVSNPAFPNPCTQLHGDCVENDKIFSPPKLRKFFHIEDTMSDLPEVFMIDQRLNMGSEGVSCQPRKYDVDAVTGINIIDDDFINELTPNFRTYNERTSSMVDTCNFSKQSELGAKQPIRSSFPASLPSVCTTSSHPTFPSALEINNDPGSWDVPCSINQTWAGHVHGDFATSSGRNDQGVRYHEPRQEIMQTPVPSLSFLKQDFGCHGASQGSGWEIDYLRRMNENRKACREQSRCSVSTQPNSRTRDGSSRILSAPPIESFRYERNKDAPFRDQNRSDIESFRYRRDINTLLRDQSPSNEVRRYGKGRGGTKAQSHRVRKDFKAQPSINHEKSIMPSIEPTWTPLDKRARQKLTFATYGNEKQSKLVWRHQSSPGVGCGFPKKYHEEGSGFTAVILLTCVCIYDARMAAWIAIHFLKL, from the exons ATGCGGACTCGCTTCCTCACCGCCGACTACTTCGCGCCGTCGCCCTCGGCTGCCGCCTCCTCCGACCTAGCCATAGCGCTAGCatcccttcccttcccttccctcCCCGTCCCGACTCTTCCTCCCGAACCCCACCTCACCCCATTCCCGTTCTCCGCCGATTTCCTCCCCGCCGTTAGTGTAGCCGGCGATGATCTCGACTCGCTCCCCTTCGACTCCGCGGTGACCGAGCTCCTCACCGCTGTCATCCCGCAGCCCCTGCCTGTGCCGGATATCCCTGTCGCTGACGAG GGCTTGGATGATTATCTCTACGGTAGGGGTGTTTACGGCAACGCTTTTAGCTCTACTGATCCCGTTGCTTTCAGAGTCTTCAAG GGACTGGAAGACAGCCACACAAACGGCGATAAGGAAGAGGGCCTCAATTTGGAGGGCTCAGCAGTTACTAAG CGAGGGGACCTGTTGGAGGCCTTGTTTGAGGTTCCAGAGCTCGATTTCCTGTCG GTTTTGCAGAAGAAAATTGCATCGTTTGATGACGAAGAGCCAGATGCTTGTGCCGGCACCTATTCATTTGGTGTCCGAGACATGAAAATCATTCCA GATTTCATTGATATTGATACTGAGACAAGAATACCATATGCAGCTGAATTTGCGGAGTCAATTTATCAAGTAGAAGTCCCTGTAAaacatgatgatgatgataactGTCCTTATGCTAAAGATAGCTACTGCATGGAAATCATAGGACTAGAGAATGGTCAAATAATACCCCAGTTGGAGGTTAGTATGAATTCTTGGGAGCTTGATGAGTGCCCAGCAAAAACAATGATATCCAATTTTTTTCATAGTATTATTGAACACTTATTTGATGGAGCACAAGTCTGTCTTCCATCATTTGGCTCAAATGAGTTCTTGAGACCATGTGATATTGACATTTTtgccttggtttgcaaagatgcCCCACTTGTGGAGTATCAAGCAGATAAACCAATTACAGCAAATGATGTAGCAGTAATGGATTTTGTAAGGATCAATGATGGTATTTTACTGGATAAAAAGTCAGCATTATACCCTCTCAAACCTGATGGGACCTGTTCACATTTTCCTTGCTTCATTCTCTTTGAGGAAGTAAAGATCATCGACTTTCCTTCCAAGGATGCCTTTAAGTCACTTGTTCTTATTCAGTCAGAGAAAGCTGAGATGAATACATCTGAGGAAATATTCAAAGACGACTTTGATCAAGCAAAACATTTCTATGAATCAGTGGTTAGCTCTGAATTGGCTCTAGTTGATGATACATTCAAATCACTACCTACACCTATTTTACATGATGATAAAGCAATGCGATCTATGCTTCCCCCTATAGAAGAAGTACTTTGCTCCCTAAAACCACTTCCTCTATCTGCAGCAGATGGGATTTATTTGGATTGGCATCTTTTATCAGAAGGGCCATGCAACCGGGAGAGTTGCTCTACTTATGAGAGCATGGTTGAGGAGGTAAAGCCTTGCAGTTTAAATTCTGAACTACAAATAAGTGGCCAGCAGATGCCAGCGCTTGACATTGGTTTTCTGGAGGATTTTCCGAGAAGTGCAAAGCCTCAACATGAGGACAAGCAGAATGAGGTTTATGTTCCTGGGCCTATATCTCATGATCCATCAGCTAATTTGGAAGCAACTCAAAAGAACATGCTAGAAAATGTTGTTAGAGGTCATACCCACATGGATAAATTGAGTTCAGAAAAGGAATCATCCTTGTTTGAGTCAACGTCACAGTCCAATGGGCTAAGCTTCTACTTGAATGTGAGAAATGGCACTAATAAAGTGAGAAAAGCTGAGGATATTTCTACCTTAGACATCCCCTCTTCAAAACAAGCAGCTTCAATTTCAACCAGACCTAAAGTTAACAAACTCATAGAAATTCATCCTGTCAACCTCTCAGATATTATCCAAGGCCTTATCAATGACATCCATGTAAGTTATACATCTGCTTTGCAAGAAAGTGCATACTTAAGGCATTCTTTCTCCGATGGGCAAGGTTTAAGCATTTCAAAGCAAAAGCTTCTTGAACTGATAACAGGGGAAGGTTCAGAAGGCCTGTATAGCTGCTGTAAATATGAAGATAAGATGGAGCTTATTGTACTGTATGCATTAAAACAGGTTGCATATTACCTATGTTTCTTTGGTCTGCATGCCGCCTATCTGTATGTAGGCAATTTGACTGGAACCTTTGAAATTATTCCTGAGAGGTTAAGACATCTTCAACGCTGCATTGGTGAAGCTCGACTGAAAGCTGAGAAGCAATTACAGGAGTCTCATCCGTCATTATCTGTCATCGAGACAATCCTTAGATCTAATACCCAAATCGACCAAAAGATCCTTATAGTGTCTGATAGAGCTTTCTGGTTGCCATTGGGCCAAAAGCTTACTGCAATGAAGATAACATCTGTTGAGTTTGGAACATACCATTCAACCACTTATTCAGATGCGGTGATTGAGACAAATTCTAAAAGATGTATGCTGCAAGAATTATGGAAATCAGACTGCATTCTGCTAGATAACAA GAACATCCCAGCTTCATTCCCCTTCAGTGAATTTTGCATGATAGTGGAATATGGAGGCCCAAATAAATCATCTATCTTGTTATCTCTGGCTCCCAAATTAGATGGGTTGCCACCACTGCATTTCCTGTATGTCACAGTTGATGGTGAAGGCCTTCCAAATGCTCTTGTCGAGGACAATCACACAGACCCGGATTTGAAATCCACATTG GATGCTGCTTTGCATACACTTCAGAAGGACTTGCAAGAGAAGATGAACAAAATGCGCATTGTTGATTCATTAAACTTTATACCGGCAACAAATCAACAGCAACATTTGCAGACCAATCATCTCACTGTGGATTCATCAAAAAAAATTCCTGCAGATGTTCAACTGCACAATGCGGGAAATCTGAACGAAAAGAATATTGTTGATTCACACAACTTAGTGACTGCAACTGAACAGCCCAATGGCTTGAACCAAATAACCATTGCCAATTTACAAAATTTTGTGCCTGTAGTTGAGAAGAGCAGTTCGACTGTTGTATCTGCGAATGTGATAAAAGCCCCCCAAGTCAACCAATCTGCCGGTGTCCTTCCTCTCAGTGAGAAAATGGACAGCACCAAAGCAGGAAGATTGCCTGGCCCAGAGGTGGCGATTGTTGTCAATACTGGAAATCATGGAAAAAATATGCTTTTCTCTCGAAGATCATCTTATCAGCAGATACTAGCTTTGGAGAGAGGAGGTATGCAGGTTGTAGAGCGAGATGTTGATCTGCCTGTGGATCTAATACTTACTGCGGCAGTTTGTTTACTATGGTATGATACAAGAACCTCTGGTTCCAGTGAGTTAACAATATCAGCAGGCACATCTGGTATAACAAATTTTCTAGAGGATATTGCTACCAACGTTCTGATGGCACTTAGCTTCTGTTTCTGTGGCTGCATAATG CACAATGAATCATCTATTCCACTTTTGCAGGTCTTCGAGGGTGAAAATCACTTGCTTTCTGCTGTAATGGAGGCATCTGATTCTCTATATGCTTCAGCTGTTAACCTGGACATGAATTTGCAGCTATTCTTCTCAGAAATGCCCAAATCAACAGATCAAATCATTCTCAATTGCATCAGGAATGCTGTTAGGATAAATCAGGCTCTTTGTCCACAAATAACTGAATCGGAAAGTCTGGTTGAGTCATTTCTCACAGCATTCCCTTCAGTTAGTCCTCTGTCTGCACACATGATACTTTCTTCTGGCAGTCTTATGGATTTCCTCAGATGGTCACATGAGCAACgtactcaggctgttgaaaagtaTCATTTGCCACCGCAGAGCATTTCTCTCTTCAGTGCTTTGTGCAAATTCGGTGAACTAGGTGAATCAAAGTCTGTAATGACTGAATGCTCTTCTGTTGATTCAGATATCAGTAGTACTTTGCTGCAGTCTCCGAGGAAAAAGAAAAGGCGTGCCGCACAAGACTTTTCCGTTGCAGTTAGTAATCCTGCTTTCCCTAATCCATGTACTCAATTGCATGGTGACTGTGTAGAAAATGACAAGATATTCTCACCACCTAAGTTAAGGAAATTCTTTCACATAGAGGATACAATGTCTGACCTCCCCGAAGTCTTTATGATTGATCAACGGTTGAATATGGGTAGTGAAGGTGTCTCTTGTCAGCCAAGAAAGTATGATGTGGATGCTGTAACTGGGATCAATATAATAGATGATGACTTCATTAATGAGTTGACTCCAAATTTCAGAACATACAATGAAAGGACTAGCAGTATGGTGGACACATGCAATTTCTCTAAGCAATCCGAATTGGGAGCTAAACAGCCAATCAGAAGTTCCTTTCCCGCCAGCTTACCATCAGTCTGTACAACTTCCAGTCATCCAACATTCCCATCCGCATTGGAGATCAATAATGACCCTGGTAGCTGGGACGTTCCATGTAGTATAAATCAGACATGGGCAGGTCATGTGCATGGGGATTTCGCCACAAGCTCTGGCAGAAATGATCAGGGTGTCAGATATCATGAACCAAGACAGGAAATAATGCAGACTCCAGTACCTTCACTTTCTTTTCTGAAACAGGATTTTGGCTGTCATGGAGCATCACAAGGCTCAGGCTGGGAAATTGACTATCTAAGGCGAATGAATGAAAACAGAAAAGCATGCCGAGAGCAATCTAGATGCAGTGTTTCAACGCAGCCAAATTCAAGAACAAGGGATGGCTCCTCAAGAATTCTGAGTGCTCCTCCAATTGAATCTTTCAGATATGAAAGAAATAAAGATGCCCCTTTCAGGGACCAGAACCGTTCAGATATTGAATCTTTCAGATATCGAAGAGATATAAACACGCTTTTGAGGGACCAGAGCCCTTCAAATGAGGTTCGTAGGTATGGGAAAGGCAGGGGAGGAActaaagcacagagccatagggtAAGAAAGGATTTCAAGGCACAACCTAGCATaaatcatgaaaagagcataatGCCATCCATCGAGCCAACATGGACTCCTCTTGACAAGAGAGCGAGACAA AAACTTACATTTGCAACATATGGGAACGAAAAACAAAGCAAGCTGGTTTGGAGACATCAAAGCAGCCCCGGTGTTGGATGTGGCTTCCCTAAAAAGTACCATGAAGAAG GTTCAGGTTTCACTGCAGTAATCTTGTTGACATGTGTTTGCATTTATGATGCTCGCATGGCGGCATGGATAGCTATTCATTTTCTGAAACTGTGA
- the LOC103627474 gene encoding protein SHORTAGE IN CHIASMATA 1 homolog isoform X2, producing MRTRFLTADYFAPSPSAAASSDLAIALASLPFPSLPVPTLPPEPHLTPFPFSADFLPAVSVAGDDLDSLPFDSAVTELLTAVIPQPLPVPDIPVADEGLDDYLYGRGVYGNAFSSTDPVAFRVFKGLEDSHTNGDKEEGLNLEGSAVTKRGDLLEALFEVPELDFLSVLQKKIASFDDEEPDACAGTYSFGVRDMKIIPDFIDIDTETRIPYAAEFAESIYQVEVPVKHDDDDNCPYAKDSYCMEIIGLENGQIIPQLEVSMNSWELDECPAKTMISNFFHSIIEHLFDGAQVCLPSFGSNEFLRPCDIDIFALVCKDAPLVEYQADKPITANDVAVMDFVRINDGILLDKKSALYPLKPDGTCSHFPCFILFEEVKIIDFPSKDAFKSLVLIQSEKAEMNTSEEIFKDDFDQAKHFYESVVSSELALVDDTFKSLPTPILHDDKAMRSMLPPIEEVLCSLKPLPLSAADGIYLDWHLLSEGPCNRESCSTYESMVEEVKPCSLNSELQISGQQMPALDIGFLEDFPRSAKPQHEDKQNEVYVPGPISHDPSANLEATQKNMLENVVRGHTHMDKLSSEKESSLFESTSQSNGLSFYLNVRNGTNKVRKAEDISTLDIPSSKQAASISTRPKVNKLIEIHPVNLSDIIQGLINDIHVSYTSALQESAYLRHSFSDGQGLSISKQKLLELITGEGSEGLYSCCKYEDKMELIVLYALKQVAYYLCFFGLHAAYLYVGNLTGTFEIIPERLRHLQRCIGEARLKAEKQLQESHPSLSVIETILRSNTQIDQKILIVSDRAFWLPLGQKLTAMKITSVEFGTYHSTTYSDAVIETNSKRCMLQELWKSDCILLDNKNIPASFPFSEFCMIVEYGGPNKSSILLSLAPKLDGLPPLHFLYVTVDGEGLPNALVEDNHTDPDLKSTLDAALHTLQKDLQEKMNKMRIVDSLNFIPATNQQQHLQTNHLTVDSSKKIPADVQLHNAGNLNEKNIVDSHNLVTATEQPNGLNQITIANLQNFVPVVEKSSSTVVSANVIKAPQVNQSAGVLPLSEKMDSTKAGRLPGPEVAIVVNTGNHGKNMLFSRRSSYQQILALERGGMQVVERDVDLPVDLILTAAVCLLWYDTRTSGSSELTISAGTSGITNFLEDIATNVLMALSFCFCGCIMVFEGENHLLSAVMEASDSLYASAVNLDMNLQLFFSEMPKSTDQIILNCIRNAVRINQALCPQITESESLVESFLTAFPSVSPLSAHMILSSGSLMDFLRWSHEQRTQAVEKYHLPPQSISLFSALCKFGELGESKSVMTECSSVDSDISSTLLQSPRKKKRRAAQDFSVAVSNPAFPNPCTQLHGDCVENDKIFSPPKLRKFFHIEDTMSDLPEVFMIDQRLNMGSEGVSCQPRKYDVDAVTGINIIDDDFINELTPNFRTYNERTSSMVDTCNFSKQSELGAKQPIRSSFPASLPSVCTTSSHPTFPSALEINNDPGSWDVPCSINQTWAGHVHGDFATSSGRNDQGVRYHEPRQEIMQTPVPSLSFLKQDFGCHGASQGSGWEIDYLRRMNENRKACREQSRCSVSTQPNSRTRDGSSRILSAPPIESFRYERNKDAPFRDQNRSDIESFRYRRDINTLLRDQSPSNEVRRYGKGRGGTKAQSHRVRKDFKAQPSINHEKSIMPSIEPTWTPLDKRARQKLTFATYGNEKQSKLVWRHQSSPGVGCGFPKKYHEEGSGFTAVILLTCVCIYDARMAAWIAIHFLKL from the exons ATGCGGACTCGCTTCCTCACCGCCGACTACTTCGCGCCGTCGCCCTCGGCTGCCGCCTCCTCCGACCTAGCCATAGCGCTAGCatcccttcccttcccttccctcCCCGTCCCGACTCTTCCTCCCGAACCCCACCTCACCCCATTCCCGTTCTCCGCCGATTTCCTCCCCGCCGTTAGTGTAGCCGGCGATGATCTCGACTCGCTCCCCTTCGACTCCGCGGTGACCGAGCTCCTCACCGCTGTCATCCCGCAGCCCCTGCCTGTGCCGGATATCCCTGTCGCTGACGAG GGCTTGGATGATTATCTCTACGGTAGGGGTGTTTACGGCAACGCTTTTAGCTCTACTGATCCCGTTGCTTTCAGAGTCTTCAAG GGACTGGAAGACAGCCACACAAACGGCGATAAGGAAGAGGGCCTCAATTTGGAGGGCTCAGCAGTTACTAAG CGAGGGGACCTGTTGGAGGCCTTGTTTGAGGTTCCAGAGCTCGATTTCCTGTCG GTTTTGCAGAAGAAAATTGCATCGTTTGATGACGAAGAGCCAGATGCTTGTGCCGGCACCTATTCATTTGGTGTCCGAGACATGAAAATCATTCCA GATTTCATTGATATTGATACTGAGACAAGAATACCATATGCAGCTGAATTTGCGGAGTCAATTTATCAAGTAGAAGTCCCTGTAAaacatgatgatgatgataactGTCCTTATGCTAAAGATAGCTACTGCATGGAAATCATAGGACTAGAGAATGGTCAAATAATACCCCAGTTGGAGGTTAGTATGAATTCTTGGGAGCTTGATGAGTGCCCAGCAAAAACAATGATATCCAATTTTTTTCATAGTATTATTGAACACTTATTTGATGGAGCACAAGTCTGTCTTCCATCATTTGGCTCAAATGAGTTCTTGAGACCATGTGATATTGACATTTTtgccttggtttgcaaagatgcCCCACTTGTGGAGTATCAAGCAGATAAACCAATTACAGCAAATGATGTAGCAGTAATGGATTTTGTAAGGATCAATGATGGTATTTTACTGGATAAAAAGTCAGCATTATACCCTCTCAAACCTGATGGGACCTGTTCACATTTTCCTTGCTTCATTCTCTTTGAGGAAGTAAAGATCATCGACTTTCCTTCCAAGGATGCCTTTAAGTCACTTGTTCTTATTCAGTCAGAGAAAGCTGAGATGAATACATCTGAGGAAATATTCAAAGACGACTTTGATCAAGCAAAACATTTCTATGAATCAGTGGTTAGCTCTGAATTGGCTCTAGTTGATGATACATTCAAATCACTACCTACACCTATTTTACATGATGATAAAGCAATGCGATCTATGCTTCCCCCTATAGAAGAAGTACTTTGCTCCCTAAAACCACTTCCTCTATCTGCAGCAGATGGGATTTATTTGGATTGGCATCTTTTATCAGAAGGGCCATGCAACCGGGAGAGTTGCTCTACTTATGAGAGCATGGTTGAGGAGGTAAAGCCTTGCAGTTTAAATTCTGAACTACAAATAAGTGGCCAGCAGATGCCAGCGCTTGACATTGGTTTTCTGGAGGATTTTCCGAGAAGTGCAAAGCCTCAACATGAGGACAAGCAGAATGAGGTTTATGTTCCTGGGCCTATATCTCATGATCCATCAGCTAATTTGGAAGCAACTCAAAAGAACATGCTAGAAAATGTTGTTAGAGGTCATACCCACATGGATAAATTGAGTTCAGAAAAGGAATCATCCTTGTTTGAGTCAACGTCACAGTCCAATGGGCTAAGCTTCTACTTGAATGTGAGAAATGGCACTAATAAAGTGAGAAAAGCTGAGGATATTTCTACCTTAGACATCCCCTCTTCAAAACAAGCAGCTTCAATTTCAACCAGACCTAAAGTTAACAAACTCATAGAAATTCATCCTGTCAACCTCTCAGATATTATCCAAGGCCTTATCAATGACATCCATGTAAGTTATACATCTGCTTTGCAAGAAAGTGCATACTTAAGGCATTCTTTCTCCGATGGGCAAGGTTTAAGCATTTCAAAGCAAAAGCTTCTTGAACTGATAACAGGGGAAGGTTCAGAAGGCCTGTATAGCTGCTGTAAATATGAAGATAAGATGGAGCTTATTGTACTGTATGCATTAAAACAGGTTGCATATTACCTATGTTTCTTTGGTCTGCATGCCGCCTATCTGTATGTAGGCAATTTGACTGGAACCTTTGAAATTATTCCTGAGAGGTTAAGACATCTTCAACGCTGCATTGGTGAAGCTCGACTGAAAGCTGAGAAGCAATTACAGGAGTCTCATCCGTCATTATCTGTCATCGAGACAATCCTTAGATCTAATACCCAAATCGACCAAAAGATCCTTATAGTGTCTGATAGAGCTTTCTGGTTGCCATTGGGCCAAAAGCTTACTGCAATGAAGATAACATCTGTTGAGTTTGGAACATACCATTCAACCACTTATTCAGATGCGGTGATTGAGACAAATTCTAAAAGATGTATGCTGCAAGAATTATGGAAATCAGACTGCATTCTGCTAGATAACAA GAACATCCCAGCTTCATTCCCCTTCAGTGAATTTTGCATGATAGTGGAATATGGAGGCCCAAATAAATCATCTATCTTGTTATCTCTGGCTCCCAAATTAGATGGGTTGCCACCACTGCATTTCCTGTATGTCACAGTTGATGGTGAAGGCCTTCCAAATGCTCTTGTCGAGGACAATCACACAGACCCGGATTTGAAATCCACATTG GATGCTGCTTTGCATACACTTCAGAAGGACTTGCAAGAGAAGATGAACAAAATGCGCATTGTTGATTCATTAAACTTTATACCGGCAACAAATCAACAGCAACATTTGCAGACCAATCATCTCACTGTGGATTCATCAAAAAAAATTCCTGCAGATGTTCAACTGCACAATGCGGGAAATCTGAACGAAAAGAATATTGTTGATTCACACAACTTAGTGACTGCAACTGAACAGCCCAATGGCTTGAACCAAATAACCATTGCCAATTTACAAAATTTTGTGCCTGTAGTTGAGAAGAGCAGTTCGACTGTTGTATCTGCGAATGTGATAAAAGCCCCCCAAGTCAACCAATCTGCCGGTGTCCTTCCTCTCAGTGAGAAAATGGACAGCACCAAAGCAGGAAGATTGCCTGGCCCAGAGGTGGCGATTGTTGTCAATACTGGAAATCATGGAAAAAATATGCTTTTCTCTCGAAGATCATCTTATCAGCAGATACTAGCTTTGGAGAGAGGAGGTATGCAGGTTGTAGAGCGAGATGTTGATCTGCCTGTGGATCTAATACTTACTGCGGCAGTTTGTTTACTATGGTATGATACAAGAACCTCTGGTTCCAGTGAGTTAACAATATCAGCAGGCACATCTGGTATAACAAATTTTCTAGAGGATATTGCTACCAACGTTCTGATGGCACTTAGCTTCTGTTTCTGTGGCTGCATAATG GTCTTCGAGGGTGAAAATCACTTGCTTTCTGCTGTAATGGAGGCATCTGATTCTCTATATGCTTCAGCTGTTAACCTGGACATGAATTTGCAGCTATTCTTCTCAGAAATGCCCAAATCAACAGATCAAATCATTCTCAATTGCATCAGGAATGCTGTTAGGATAAATCAGGCTCTTTGTCCACAAATAACTGAATCGGAAAGTCTGGTTGAGTCATTTCTCACAGCATTCCCTTCAGTTAGTCCTCTGTCTGCACACATGATACTTTCTTCTGGCAGTCTTATGGATTTCCTCAGATGGTCACATGAGCAACgtactcaggctgttgaaaagtaTCATTTGCCACCGCAGAGCATTTCTCTCTTCAGTGCTTTGTGCAAATTCGGTGAACTAGGTGAATCAAAGTCTGTAATGACTGAATGCTCTTCTGTTGATTCAGATATCAGTAGTACTTTGCTGCAGTCTCCGAGGAAAAAGAAAAGGCGTGCCGCACAAGACTTTTCCGTTGCAGTTAGTAATCCTGCTTTCCCTAATCCATGTACTCAATTGCATGGTGACTGTGTAGAAAATGACAAGATATTCTCACCACCTAAGTTAAGGAAATTCTTTCACATAGAGGATACAATGTCTGACCTCCCCGAAGTCTTTATGATTGATCAACGGTTGAATATGGGTAGTGAAGGTGTCTCTTGTCAGCCAAGAAAGTATGATGTGGATGCTGTAACTGGGATCAATATAATAGATGATGACTTCATTAATGAGTTGACTCCAAATTTCAGAACATACAATGAAAGGACTAGCAGTATGGTGGACACATGCAATTTCTCTAAGCAATCCGAATTGGGAGCTAAACAGCCAATCAGAAGTTCCTTTCCCGCCAGCTTACCATCAGTCTGTACAACTTCCAGTCATCCAACATTCCCATCCGCATTGGAGATCAATAATGACCCTGGTAGCTGGGACGTTCCATGTAGTATAAATCAGACATGGGCAGGTCATGTGCATGGGGATTTCGCCACAAGCTCTGGCAGAAATGATCAGGGTGTCAGATATCATGAACCAAGACAGGAAATAATGCAGACTCCAGTACCTTCACTTTCTTTTCTGAAACAGGATTTTGGCTGTCATGGAGCATCACAAGGCTCAGGCTGGGAAATTGACTATCTAAGGCGAATGAATGAAAACAGAAAAGCATGCCGAGAGCAATCTAGATGCAGTGTTTCAACGCAGCCAAATTCAAGAACAAGGGATGGCTCCTCAAGAATTCTGAGTGCTCCTCCAATTGAATCTTTCAGATATGAAAGAAATAAAGATGCCCCTTTCAGGGACCAGAACCGTTCAGATATTGAATCTTTCAGATATCGAAGAGATATAAACACGCTTTTGAGGGACCAGAGCCCTTCAAATGAGGTTCGTAGGTATGGGAAAGGCAGGGGAGGAActaaagcacagagccatagggtAAGAAAGGATTTCAAGGCACAACCTAGCATaaatcatgaaaagagcataatGCCATCCATCGAGCCAACATGGACTCCTCTTGACAAGAGAGCGAGACAA AAACTTACATTTGCAACATATGGGAACGAAAAACAAAGCAAGCTGGTTTGGAGACATCAAAGCAGCCCCGGTGTTGGATGTGGCTTCCCTAAAAAGTACCATGAAGAAG GTTCAGGTTTCACTGCAGTAATCTTGTTGACATGTGTTTGCATTTATGATGCTCGCATGGCGGCATGGATAGCTATTCATTTTCTGAAACTGTGA